The nucleotide sequence TATGAGAATCAAGTCTGTTTGATTTAACGTTCATCCTCCCATAGGATCACACTGTACTGGAGCTAAAATAGCCATTGACCAAGAGGAGGTTTGGCAGTAaggcagggagaaaggagcTACTGGAAATACCCTCACATTCAGAGCTGAAGTTAAGGAGATCTGCCAATCTGAAAGGCTTTTCCTGTACCTTGGTGTTTTCTGTCATGCACAGGGACTGTGCAAAGTGGCAGCATCTGCAATGGCTCTGTTCCTGACAGTGTCCTTCATATCTTTCTGCTGGAGTGCACCTCAGGTAAACTGCTCCTGTAGGCTGAAAGTGCAGCATACATGAATGTGACAGGTTGGTGAGCTTTAAGTTATTTTTGCTGGTTAGGaagggcacacagcactgacatgcatctttcctcttttctgccATGAAGGCTCATTTCCAAAGGAGAAACTGGACTCCTCAGGCTATGCTGTATTTGAAGGGTGCACGTAAGTCCCAAGCTCCTTCTGTTTTGAAGGGCTGACTTTTTCTACCACTGCACTATTCTTCATCTGCTTAGCTCCACACAACCAGTAAATCCTTCAGAATGCTGCGGAGCTGTAAGTGATGAGGCCTGCAGGACTGTGCTAACCAGTTATTTCTTCTTGTCTCTGAAATGGTGGTATTACTGgttttagttagttagttagttagttgttcacttatttatttataagaAATCAAAGAGAGCAAGTTCAGCACCTTGAGtatgctggaacactgcaacaggttgaccagggaggtgattgaggccccgtCCTTGGAAatactgaaggtgaggctggacaaggctctgagcaagctgttctagtggaggatgtccctgctgactgcaggggggttggactgaatgacctttggaggtcccttccaacccagggtattctgtaattctgcaataataacacacacaaaccccctgGCTCCAAATAGCTCTTAAGTGTAATTGAAAGAAGTTCTGGTGgcgtttgtttgtttaatgctTCAAAGTAAATCATGCACTGTGGCACTTCTGTGCTGATCTGGGGGTACATAGGGAGTAATgccatttgatttttttgttgtttctttgttcCACTCCCATTTTAAAGCAGAATTGTCCCTTTAAAAGGTAAGACTTAAGAGTCCATCAAAGAGATTGAAGGCTTTTGATCACACAGCAGTCATGAAAAGagtgagggaaggagagaaaattcttccctctGTTCAGTTGCTGCAGCAGGTCAATAAAAATGCCAAGTGCTGAAACACCAATTGTGTGGAATGAAGTATGGATTGTGGTTTTGGTCATTTGGAAAGACCCTGGGATGGATTTATGCATTCTGTCTTTCTTATGTTTGTAAAAGTAATGctttaattttgtattttgaaAAGCAGGGGATTGTAAAGTAGCAATCCCTAAAGATTTGGGAGGTTGTTTTCACCCTTCTTCGCTGCTTTTGCAGAGGGACGTCGATTCATCTCTGATGAGAGCCAGCAAAAGAATCTGTATGGCAGGATGCAGCTTGGTGAGTTCAtgtgcacagctgggcagaacACATCAGTCTGTCCTTAGTTTGTGGGAGAAATCTGTGGAAACTGGAGGTGATTTGGTTTCCTGTAATTATATTCAAGAGGTGACCCTGCACACGGCAGTGGGTTtgggatgatcttgaaggtccctcccaacccaacccaaactattctgtgaagCTAAGACTTCTTTATGATCTTGTCCCTGACATGATGTGTTTGTGGAGAGTGCTCTGAAACGTGGGGGTGCCAGCTGATGACAAACTCCCTATGAGCCATCAAtggttgctggcagcccagagggcagctgtgtgctgggctgcatccaaagcagggagagcagcaggacagggaggggatgctgcccctgctctggtgagacccacctagagcactgtgtccagttttggtgcctccagcaaaggagggacatggagctgctggagcaggtccagatgaggccatgaaaatgatcagagggctggagaacctcccctgtggggacaagaTGGGAGAGTTGAgaatgttcagcctggagaacataaggcccagggacaccttagagcagccttccagtacctggagggagctgcaagaaagcctggaagggacttttgacaaggagttgtagtgacaggataagagagaatggatgccccctccctggaggtgttcaaagccaggttggatgagaccttgagcaacctggcctagtggaaggtgtccctgtgcatggcagggggctggatgatctttaaggtccctccaacctgaaccattctatcAATCTCTGAATCTATTAATCCATGCTGGAGAATGTTTCTGGAGGAAACAGAATGCTGTAGCAAAGTAAGGAACaggtgaaaaaataaaatgttcttCTTTACCTTCTAAGGGACTTCAGAATAGCCTCCTTTGGGAAAGCTGTGTTCGACCTTTATCAGGCTGGTTTGAGCAAACAATGTTAGGAAGGTAAAGGCATAACAATGTCTTTTTCTCTTTGGGTCTCCAGTTACAGAGataaaaaaggacaaaataagTAAATGCCAGCAGACACTAACAAACCATGCACCTCTGGTTTTCTGCTTCCAGAAACACGCAGCCAAAACACaaatcctttctctcttcctgaaGCTGTGGCGCTCCTCCTTAGCTCCTTATGGAAAGCACAAGAAGAAGGTAAATGCAAATTTTGTCTTACCCTGAGGTTTTTTATCAGTATTTCAGTTACAAACAGTGTAGTAAATTAATCTGAAAGTCCTGGATCTGAAAGAGGGATCATTCCACAGAGTGGAATGAAATAGGATATATATCTCCTCTCATATATGTATTACAGATATTAGAGTGAGCATTTACACAGACTAGAACGTGAAGGAGATAAATGGTAGTAGGTGAACTTTTACATGTTCtgattttagtttggttttcagATTTTTATTGGTTTGGATTTAAGGGAATGGCTATTTTGAACAGAATTTTCAAACCTCAATTTTCAAGACTCTGCTGGGGCTTCCTTTTCTGCATATTGTTTGCTTGTGAGACCCTCTGTTGCCTTTATTTCCTGGTGGAAAGGCTGAAAAGAATCCTAAAAAGCCCCAGAAAAGGAACTGTAGGATCACATCTGGCTCCTGAGAGCTCTGTGCCTTGCACAGCTGACAAAGGGTCCAAATGACATTTAGAGGCAGAGTCCTGAAAGCCTCAAAAATCCCTTCATTCACGTGTTC is from Dryobates pubescens isolate bDryPub1 chromosome 15, bDryPub1.pri, whole genome shotgun sequence and encodes:
- the SPX gene encoding spexin, which translates into the protein MKGLCKVAASAMALFLTVSFISFCWSAPQAHFQRRNWTPQAMLYLKGAQGRRFISDESQQKNLYGRMQLETRSQNTNPFSLPEAVALLLSSLWKAQEEAEEEISDHPGYLTDKLSSW